The segment TAAGTCTGACGGTCTTTCTTTTGATAGAGATCGCTGTAGCCACTGGCAAATCCCAGTGAAAAATTATTGTTGATGAAGTAACTGTAATCGGCAGAAAATCCTCTTGGAGAAATGTTATCAACAAAACCACGTACACTTCCAATTGGTACATGAGTAGAATGCTGAATGCTGATCTTCGATAAGCCTTGTTGTGCTGTGGCAACTGCACCAAAGCTGACGGTTATTAATAGTATGATTACTTGTTTCATCTGCTAATATTTTGTTCGTTCAATTAATTTCTTTTGATATAAGGTGCGATTTCAAACAAACCTTTCACGATCAAAGGCACAGCTTGTGAATTAAATATTTCTTCACCACGAATGGTGCCGCTCCATAATATCTGCAGCGAATTGCCACTCGTATTTTTTAGATCGATAATATCAATTGCCCATGCTGATTCAGTTGTATTATAAAAAACAAATTGAGTTGGAGCCCAACCAAAGCCGGGATAGCCCCAGAACGTTGGATCCCAGTAGCCATAATATGGATCCCACCAGCCATTAAAGGCCGCAACATTCGTGTAACTGTTATCTATCCGTGCAATACTGATACCCAGGTCTGGATTGTTATTTTTACCTGTCAGCGTGTAACCCCGAGACTGCATTGTTGCTTTCACCTCATTGATCATAGACTGTGCAAGCGCATTTGTTTCATAGTTATTGCTCCCTTGCCTGTTACTGATAAGGATAATAGAATCGGGGATGGTGACACTTGAAAAATTGTAAAAGTTAATGCCGTTATTACCACTGCTGATATAAACCCAGCTTTCTTCAACAGTCAGGTTCTTTATTGGATTTTTCTTACATGAGGCCAGCAAGAAAAGGGTCAGTAACGGTAAAAATGCAATGCTCAATCGTTTCATATCCTTTTAATTTATACTGGTATAAACAAAAAAGAGGCCAGTTGAGTTATCAATTAGCTGTTAAGAATCATTTAAGGCTTGGTTTCAGGTTAGCTGCTTTTTTGTCATTATTTGTTTAAATTAGAGCAAACAAAAGCGCTTGCGTTATGATTAAAATCTCTGATCTCAAAGAAGGTGATCTCGTAATGGTAGATTTCGAAGGCACACTCATGGAAGGAGAGGTGCTTGAAGTAAACAACGGTCAAAAACTGGCAAAGGTGCTCACCAACGGCCAAAACGAATTCTGGTACGCCGGGGACGTTTTGAAACCAATACCCCTCAGTGATGCCGCTCTCAAAAAAATTAATTTTTCACGTGAAGACCAGCCCGACGGTTCGGTTAAGTACATGAAAGGAGCATTCAGGGTTCATTTAGACAGGCCCGATGATTTTAGTAACATAAGCTTCTGGTATAGGGAAGATAAACGTCATGTAAATCAATCAATTGCATTACATGAGTTGCAGAACTATTATCTTAATATGACTAAGGTACATCTTACCGCTGCTGCGATTTAAAAAGCAGAAAATTCTATATTTGGCCTCGGCCCGGAATTTTTTTTTTGAAAATGCCCGCCGGGGCTGATTTTTTTGTATTCTTTTCCAGAAATCCTCCTATCTTTGCGACCCCAAAAAGTATGGCGAAACAAGCACTTATTAAACAGGACGGCAAAATTTTAGAAGCATTGAGCAATGCTATGTTTCGGGTGCAGCTTGAAAACGGGCATGAAATTTTGGCCACTATCTCAGGAAAAATGAGGATGCATTACATCCGTATTCTCCCTGGAGATAAAGTTGGGGTTGAAATGAGTCCTTACGATTTGAGCAGGGGCCGTATTATTTTCAGGTATAAGTAAGCTTAGGCTTATTAATATAAATAAAGTAAACAATAGCTCGCAGCGAACAGCTTGCAGCACAAAGCTTAAGAAAATGAAAGTAAGAGCATCCATTAAGAAGCGTAGCGCCGACTGCAAGATCGTTCGCAGAAAAGGTAAGCTTTATGTGATCAACAAAAAGAATCCTCGCTTTAAGCAGCGTCAGGGATAATCTGTTGCTGATTCAAAACAAACAAGAACAAAAAAAGTAAAATAAGTTATGGCTCGTATTGCCGGTGTTGATTTACCAAAAAACAAAAGAGGAGAAATTGGCCTTACCTATATCTATGGTATTGGTCCTTCTACTGCTAAATACATCCTTGAGAAATCAGGTATTGATGTAAATAAAAAAGTGAACCAATGGAACGATGACGAATTGAATTCAATTCGTAACGTTATTACCAACGAGTTCAAAGTAGAAGGTCAGTTGCGTAGTGAAGTGCAAATGAGCATCAAGCGTTTGCTTGATATTGCTTGCTACCGTGGCTTACGTCACCGTAAAGGATTACCGGTTCGTGGACAGCGTACGAAAACAAACAGTCGCACACGTAAAGGTAAACGTAAGACAGTTGCAGGTAAGAAGAAAGCAGCTAAGAAATAAGCTTAACGGCACAAGAAACAAGGTACAAGTCTTAAGCTTGTACCTTATGTTTTGGAACTTGGGCCTTAAACGATATACACCAGTTCTTACAGGTTAACAGCAGATATCACGGTGTAGATGGAGCGTTGATCTGGTCCCGAATAAATTCGGGATAATTTTTAAACAAATAGATTACCTCGGTTTTCAATTATGGCAAAAGCACAACAGGTGAGCGCTAAGGCAGCCGCCAAAAAAAGAGTTGTAAAGATTGATTCGCATGGTGACGCACATATCAGTGCGACTTTCAACAACATCATCATCAGCTTAACAAACAAACAAGGACAAGTTATTTCCTGGAGCAGCGCCGGTAAAATGGGCTTTAAAGGTTCTAAGAAAAACACTCCTTATGCTGCACAGGTAGCATCTGCAGAAGCTGCAAAAGTAGCTTTCGATGCTGGTGTTAAGCGTGTTGACGTATATGTAAAAGGACCCGGTTCTGGTCGTGAAAGCGCTATCCGTGCTTTATCACAATCAGGTATTGAAGTAGCAATGATCAAAGACGTTACTCCTTTACCACACAACGGTTGTCGTCCTCCTAAAAAGAGAAGAGTTTAATTGACTGGTGCGTTCTGCGCATCTGTCCAGACATATTTGAATCGCCAAGATTCATTCATTTTATTAAAAGGGTGGCTGATTAATTTTTAACGCTTTTACGGATCAGTTCACCGGTTTCTAAAAAGCGTAAATGAATAAAAACTATGGCACGTTACACTGGTCCCAAGACCAAGATCTCCCGTATTTTCGGTGAGCCAATTCTCGGCAATGGCAAATGGTTGGGTAAAAACAGCAACCCTCCCGGCCAACACGGCGCACAACGTAAACGTAAAACTTTAGGTGAATACGCTTTACAGCTGCGTGAAAAACAAAAAGCTAAGTACACTTATGGTGTATTAGAGAAGCAATTCCGTAAAACATTTGAAGAAGCTGCACGCTTGAAAGGTGTAACTGGTGAAAATCTGATCCGCCTCCTTGAAGCACGTTTGGATAACACGATCTATCGTTTAGGTATTGCTCCAAGCCGCCCTGCTGCACGCCAGTTGGTGAGCCACAAGCACGTTACTGTAAATGGTTATGTTGTGAATGTTCCTTCTTACCAACTGAAACCAGGTGATATCATTAGCTTGAAAGATAAGAGCAAGGATAACGCCTCTGTAACAGGCCCGGCAAAAGGAAAGAATCCTAAGTTTAACTGGATCGATTACAACGAAGCTGAAATGAAGGGTACATTCATTGCCTACCCTGAGCGTGAAAGTGTTCCTGAGAATATCAAGGAACAACTGATCGTGGAATTGTACAGCAAGTAATAAGTCTTGAGCCATTAGCTTTTAGCCGATAGCTCAATG is part of the Lacibacter sediminis genome and harbors:
- a CDS encoding DUF4136 domain-containing protein — its product is MKRLSIAFLPLLTLFLLASCKKNPIKNLTVEESWVYISSGNNGINFYNFSSVTIPDSIILISNRQGSNNYETNALAQSMINEVKATMQSRGYTLTGKNNNPDLGISIARIDNSYTNVAAFNGWWDPYYGYWDPTFWGYPGFGWAPTQFVFYNTTESAWAIDIIDLKNTSGNSLQILWSGTIRGEEIFNSQAVPLIVKGLFEIAPYIKRN
- the infA gene encoding translation initiation factor IF-1, whose protein sequence is MAKQALIKQDGKILEALSNAMFRVQLENGHEILATISGKMRMHYIRILPGDKVGVEMSPYDLSRGRIIFRYK
- the ykgO gene encoding type B 50S ribosomal protein L36, which encodes MKVRASIKKRSADCKIVRRKGKLYVINKKNPRFKQRQG
- the rpsM gene encoding 30S ribosomal protein S13, which gives rise to MARIAGVDLPKNKRGEIGLTYIYGIGPSTAKYILEKSGIDVNKKVNQWNDDELNSIRNVITNEFKVEGQLRSEVQMSIKRLLDIACYRGLRHRKGLPVRGQRTKTNSRTRKGKRKTVAGKKKAAKK
- the rpsK gene encoding 30S ribosomal protein S11; the encoded protein is MAKAQQVSAKAAAKKRVVKIDSHGDAHISATFNNIIISLTNKQGQVISWSSAGKMGFKGSKKNTPYAAQVASAEAAKVAFDAGVKRVDVYVKGPGSGRESAIRALSQSGIEVAMIKDVTPLPHNGCRPPKKRRV
- the rpsD gene encoding 30S ribosomal protein S4; this encodes MARYTGPKTKISRIFGEPILGNGKWLGKNSNPPGQHGAQRKRKTLGEYALQLREKQKAKYTYGVLEKQFRKTFEEAARLKGVTGENLIRLLEARLDNTIYRLGIAPSRPAARQLVSHKHVTVNGYVVNVPSYQLKPGDIISLKDKSKDNASVTGPAKGKNPKFNWIDYNEAEMKGTFIAYPERESVPENIKEQLIVELYSK